In the Drosophila takahashii strain IR98-3 E-12201 chromosome 3R, DtakHiC1v2, whole genome shotgun sequence genome, one interval contains:
- the LOC123003530 gene encoding uncharacterized protein, whose translation MCPITPIELLSTIILEKRKLRPSTKRKKYRK comes from the coding sequence ATGTGCCCCATAACTCCCATTGAGCTACTGTCCACGATTATCCTCGAAAAGCGAAAATTACGGCCCTCGACGAAGCGGAAAAAGTATCGCAAATAG